From Brachionichthys hirsutus isolate HB-005 chromosome 7, CSIRO-AGI_Bhir_v1, whole genome shotgun sequence, the proteins below share one genomic window:
- the wnt8b gene encoding protein Wnt-8b, with the protein MFMHLEAFYYIFILLAHMRSCCCWSVNNFLMTGPKAYLIYSSSVAAGAQTGIEECKYQFAWDRWNCPERALQLSTHSSLRSANRETAFVHAISSAGVMYTLTRNCSLGDFDNCGCDDSRNGQRGGHGWLWGGCSDNVGFGEAISKQFVDALETGQDARAAMNLHNNEAGRKAVKGTMQKTCKCHGVSGSCTTQTCWLQLPEFREVGNYLKEKYHRALKVDLLRGGGNSAASRGSIADSFSSMSRKELVHLEDSPDYCLENRTLGLPGTEGRECLKKGKSLSKWEKRSCKRLCGECGLAVEERKAETVSSCNCKFHWCCAVKCDQCRKTVTKYFCVKKGGQRGRNESASGRRKTLRLRKKH; encoded by the exons ATGTTCATGCATTTGGAGGCTTTCtattacattttcattcttcTGGCTCACATGAGGTCGTGTTGCTGCTG GTCAGTGAATAATTTCTTGATGACTGGACCCAAG GCATACCTGATCTATTCCAGCAGCGTGGCAGCGGGAGCCCAGACGGGCATAGAGGAGTGCAAGTACCAGTTTGCGTGGGACCGCTGGAACTGCCCGGAGAGAGCTCTGCAGCTGTCCACACACAGCAGCCTGCGCAGCG CAAATCGAGAGACAGCGTTTGTTCACGCCATCAGCTCCGCAGGGGTCATGTACACTTTAACCAGGAACTGCAGCCTCGGAGACTTCGACAACTGCGGCTGTGATGACAGTAGAAATGgacagagag GTGGTCACGGTTGGCTCTGGGGTGGTTGCAGTGACAATGTGGGTTTTGGGGAGGCCATCTCCAAGCAGTTCGTCGATGCCTTGGAGACTGGGCAGGACGCACGCGCGGCCATGAATCTCCATAACAACGAAGCCGGACGCAAG GCTGTGAAGGGGACCATGCAGAAAACGTGCAAGTGCCACGGGGTATCAGGAAGCTGCACCACCCAAACCTGTTGGCTGCAGCTGCCCGAATTCAGAGAGGTGGGCAACTATTTGAAGGAGAAGTACCACAGAGCCCTGAAGGTGGACCTCCTCAGAGGAGGCGGGAACAGCGCGGCCAGCCGGGGTTCCATCGCCGACAGTTTTAGTTCCATGTCTCGCAAGGAGCTCGTCCACTTGGAGGACTCTCCAGATTACTGTCTGGAAAACCGCACTCTGGGCCTGCCGGGCACAGAGGGCCGCGAGTGCCTCAAGAAGGGCAAGAGCCTGAGCAAATGGGAGAAGCGGAGCTGCAAGCGACTGTGCGGAGAGTGCGGGCTGGCTGTGGAGGAGCGCAAAGCTGAGACGGTGTCCAGCTGTAATTGTAAATTCCACTGGTGCTGTGCGGTGAAGTGCGATCAGTGCAGAAAGACAGTGACCAAGTACTTTTGCGTGAAGAAAGGAGGTCAGAGGGGAAGGAACGAGAGCGCCAGCGGCCGGCGGAAGACCCTCAGGCTAAGGAAGAAGCACTGA